GTCACACCAATATTCTCCACTGGGGGAGCACAAGGTTTTGTTAAGTAGCAAAGGGTGAAGGAAGCATTGGGGAAGTTTTAAGTTTCTTCTGACCTCTGAGTGGCGCCTCCCGGTGGTCCAACAGGAAGCTACATCACCACCATCGGCGTGGACTTCAAGATCAGAACGGTGGACATTGACGGCGAGCGTGTCAAGCTGCAGATCTGGGACACGGCGGGGCAGGAAAGATTTCGAACCATCACATCAACGTAATGAGCGTTTAGTTCAGAAGACAAGCACCACACTGGTGACTGCAGGACCTGAAGagatttgtgttgtgtgtgtatgtaggtACTACAGAAATACGCACGGTGTCATCATTGTGTACGATGTCACCAACCCCGAGTCCTTTGTCAACGTCAAGCGGTGGCTCAATGAGATCTCTCAGAACTGCGACAACGTCTGCAAGATTCTGGGTCAGTTGGTCCGtctgatggtgatgatgatatgcagaagaaacaaaatgaatgtttgtttttttttcactcagtgGGAAACAAAAACGATGACCCGTCCAGAAAGCAGGTGGATACCCAGGATGCACTGCATTTTGGGGAGTCTGTGGGGGTGCGTGTGTTCGAGACCAGCGCCAAAGAGAACATCAACGTAGAAGAGGTGATTGGCTGCCTGTTTGCACGCGTACTGTCAGCTGCTATTGTAACCACGCGTGGTTCCGTCCAGATGTTCATGGCCTTCACCCACATGGTGCTGCGGGCCAAGAAGCATAGCCAGAACCGAGCCGAGAGGGATCGTGAGCGTGAGAAGGACACGGTCAACATCAACGCGCAGAGAGAGCGAGACCGCAGGAAGCGAGGCAAGAAATGCTGCtgagaggacaggaagtaaccTTCATCCTGCCCTGCTTGTGTTCTTCTTACACTTGAAAAGGACTCGTCAGGCGAGAGGACCAGGAAGTAGAACACAAACAGCGCCACGTTGTTAATTTGCACTTTTCCGTGCCACAATCAAACGTCACTGAAAGGGAAGTTACTAGGAACTAACACGTGCTAACATGTGATCAGTAGCGTTGATGTTTTTAATGTACAATAAAGTCTTACCTCTAACACGCCTAACAGTTTTTCAACACACATCACATCATGAGCCACATGCTAGCAACACTCCAGTAGGAAGCGCCTGAATGCAGCATCAAGTGGTCTTGGGAAGCCTGTAGACTCCTGTGGAGAACATCAGCTGATGGTCCCTGACCTTCCTCTCCAAGAACGCCTCCAGCTCGTTGACGTCCATCTCCGTGACAACGGGCCCCGTGGCGACGAACATCCTCAACATGGAGTGGATGCGTTCTAGCGTCATGTTATCCAAGTTGGTCAGCATGGCTTGGATGTAGGCCCAGAAGAGCTGCGTGCAAAATCAGACACGCTGTTCCACCACATGTctttacaaaacaaaatggcAGCTGACGGCATGTTACCTGCAGCTTCTCCTCCCGCTGCTCTGACTGTGTGGTGGTGTTGGAGTCTCTCTCCTCGTCACTGTCAATCAGCATGACTCCCCTCTCCATCTTCTCCGTGGAAGATCCCGTCTCCAGCACACTGTAACGACCACCGCCCTCCCCCCGAAGCACGCCATGCTGCTGCCACAGCACCAACTTCCTGTGGACCACCTCTTTGGGAACGCCCATCTTCACACTCAGCTCCTCCAGTGTCCATGAACCTAGTGCACcgcaaatgaattaaaaaaaaacaaacaaaaaaaaacttgtgtaCGCTGAAGTACCAGCTAGAATACTCTACTCTTGTCCTGAAAGTGCAGGATGATGGCGGCGTGGACTGGCGAGACAGTTAGGTTGCTCAGCGTGCGGTCCTCCAGCTCCACATCCAGAGTGACGGAGCCCAGGTGAGGCTTCCAGCTCAGGGTCCTCATGGCCTGAAACCACCATGTTGTCAGCGCATGCGCATCTGACCAGCGTGCACATGCCGACACTACTTACCTTCAGTTTCTCGTAGCGCCGCGTGAACGACTCCATGGCGTGGCAGATGAGAGGCGGCAGCTCCAGTTTCTCCTCCTTCAACTGCGGCCAGAACTCAGATGACATGATGATGGCCGACAGCCACGAGGACGCAGGCTCCTCCCCTAACCTCATGTCCTCCTCACTGATGTTGCTGTTGATGCGCCGAGAGTCGGCCATGTCCTACGCGGCAGCAGAGACATGCATCACGCTTCCATGCACACAATATTCCTCACGCAGGATATAGCAAATACGACATGTACAGTAAACAAGGGTTGTAGCGTACGCTGGTGCCTCGCCACTCCAAGAGTACCTGAGAGCAGCGAAGCGTATTCACAGGTCAAAATGCGTATGAAAGTGTGAAAAATGCATAGGTGGTGGCAGGTCTGAGTGTGTAACTGTGACCAGCATGTCACATGCAGCACATACAGCATGAAAGCTGATAAACTTGAATGGACTGTGTTATTTGTAGcgtgtcacatacagtacagcacagCACAGGCCACAAGAAAGAGGAGGAGAGCGGTGTGTTGTGCTGGCATGATGATGTCCAAGATGACAACGTACCTTAAGCATGACCTCGCAGTAATGCATGTGCGACTCTCCAAAGCGAAGCTTCAGCAGCTCCACGTTCCGAATCTCCCTGAAAGAGTCCGCAAAAGGAGAGGCGGATCAGAGACGTGGGGTGCATCCTCCAGTTGGAGGAGAGCGCCGTACCTGGCGGTGTTGTAGTTGAGCTGCTGCAGCAGCCTGTCGGCCAGCACGGTTCTGTATTCGTTGATGAAGATGTCTTTGCTGCCATAGATGCTGACCAGCAGGCTGATAATGTCGGACGAGCGCCGCTTGGAGCCCGTCTTGTCTGACAAGCAAAGGTGACGTGAGCAACACAACTGAGCTAAAACTGCCGTGCGGTGTGGTGTGTTCACTGACCGGCCACGGCGTCAGTGGGGTCTGGGGTCCAGCCCTCCGGCTCGCCACCTTCCTCGTCGCTGTCCTGCATCTCCAGCGTGACCGGGTCGCCTCTGGATAACTCGAAGGCCAGATCAGTGCAGCCTGTCACGGGGTCTCCTGTCAGACCGTCCACAATCTGCCGCACTGTGTCCTCACGCGTCCTAAAAGAACAACATTAACTCAAATTTCCCATGTTTGACTGGGACTAAGGGGGTATGTCCACATCGGGAATCACCTGAGGTATTTTCGGATGGGCTGGCAGGCCACCTGCAGGATGACCATCGACGGGTCGAGCTCGCGAAGTGTCTTGATAGCAGAGATGTAAACAGTGATGATGTCAGACGTGTGAACGCCTGAGGAGAGAGGACACGATCCATTACTCTACGTACTGTCTCTTTAAGACCGCAGCAGACCAGCACAGCCCACCAGGGTGCAGCAGACGGCTCTCAAAGGTGGATTTGAGGGAGGTGAGGAGCTGCTGGCGTTGGTTGGTTCTTTCTAAACAGAACTTGAGATCTTCAATGGCAGCTTTGGATTCTGGGAAATCTGAAAGACGAAGATTATGATAGTAGCTTTAAGTTCAAACATGTTGGAGATCCTCCCTCACCTCGGATGATGCTGAAGAGCTCTTCGATCCTCATGTTGACGTAGATCCTGCAGAAGAACTGATGCATGTGGCATCTCCACTGCTTCAGCACCAAGCTCGAAGATGGAGCGCTCTGGGCGCCGGGCCCCTCACGGATCTCTTGGCTGGCGAACACTCGACCCAGCCAGCCCACCACCAGCTCCAGCCACTGCAGGCGAGAAGCCGAGGCGTGAAGAGGAGCTCCCGAAGAGCACGCGAGACGCAAAGCAGCACAAGCGCTACCTCCTGAAAGTCGAGCAGGAAGGAGCGCTCGTACTCGCCCCTGCAGTGCTGCTCCATCCACTGCTCGATGAGTCTGTGCAGGATGGAGGTGATGGCATCTGAACTGACCCACTCCAGCAGCTCCATTTTGGACCTTCAAACACATTTGAAGACAGGAGAAGAATGTGGTGCACATTCAAGAGGTGCTAGAAGCATGGACAACAACTCACAGAATGTCACTGAGCTCCTGCAGATGATTGAGGGCCTCCTCACACCAGCACTCGTCCATCGGGACAGCACAGCCCGGGCACTGCCCCCCCTCTGGAGCTTCAGAACCCTCGGCCCCGGCCTGCCCCTCCCCCTCTTGCTTGATATACACAGAGAAGGTCCTGCTGTAGAACTCCAGCACTCGATCTTGGAGAACCTGTGATGgggggaagaggaggagacCTCTGATGATGGTGTAGGCCCTCTCCTGGAGGGCCCGTGGTCCCAGTGCACCCAGTCCATTTAGGCCCTTGTCCTGCCAGGTTCTGAGCCTCTCCAAGCCAACTAgatgaacaaaaagaagaatCAACGCCAAACTTCAACATATTCACCAGCTGGCTAGATTTGGACGACTTGCCCAAAAACGGTTGGAGGCGTTCAAGTAGAGTCCGGAATGCAGTTAGGAGAACCCAGGCCCGACCTCTCTCCTCCAGCTCGTTCTCCACCTGACTGAGTCCAGACCAGAATTCCGGAACCACAGAACAAGACAGACGCATCTGCAGCGTCTCCAGCAACCAGCTGACTAGCAGCGGGCCCAAACCCTGATCACACAACAAAACCACAGAGTCCGAGAGGTTCTGCTCCACCGCCTGGCAGCCAGGAGACATCTGATGCAGACGGGAACAGAGTCAGACATTGAAGAACGTGAAGGAAAGGGCCGTCTACACACGTCTTCTCATCATGTTGACAACACTAACACAACACGAACAGTTTTAACAGGCGGAGCCAAATTAGGCTACGGTATTTTATGGGCGAACCAAACTAAGCTTAAagtcatatttatatttgaaatgtttaaaaCGTTGAATGCTTTTTTTCAATGAGACTAGCATAAACACCCACCAGAACTGCAGTGACACTTTCCCAAGCTTCGGCTGCTCCAAACTGAGGTTCGGATTCCATCacaatttcattcattttcagctTCGACGGAAGTAGAAAATGTCGGTCACCGATTTCAACTTCGATAGTTTAAGAGGACGCTCGAGTGTTTATTTGTAGCACTTTAGCGCTGCTCATTT
This genomic interval from Dunckerocampus dactyliophorus isolate RoL2022-P2 chromosome 18, RoL_Ddac_1.1, whole genome shotgun sequence contains the following:
- the anapc2 gene encoding anaphase-promoting complex subunit 2 isoform X2, with translation MNEIVMESEPQFGAAEAWESVTAVLMSPGCQAVEQNLSDSVVLLCDQGLGPLLVSWLLETLQMRLSCSVVPEFWSGLSQVENELEERGRAWVLLTAFRTLLERLQPFLVGLERLRTWQDKGLNGLGALGPRALQERAYTIIRGLLLFPPSQVLQDRVLEFYSRTFSVYIKQEGEGQAGAEGSEAPEGGQCPGCAVPMDECWCEEALNHLQELSDILSKMELLEWVSSDAITSILHRLIEQWMEQHCRGEYERSFLLDFQEWLELVVGWLGRVFASQEIREGPGAQSAPSSSLVLKQWRCHMHQFFCRIYVNMRIEELFSIIRDFPESKAAIEDLKFCLERTNQRQQLLTSLKSTFESRLLHPGVHTSDIITVYISAIKTLRELDPSMVILQVACQPIRKYLRTREDTVRQIVDGLTGDPVTGCTDLAFELSRGDPVTLEMQDSDEEGGEPEGWTPDPTDAVADKTGSKRRSSDIISLLVSIYGSKDIFINEYRTVLADRLLQQLNYNTAREIRNVELLKLRFGESHMHYCEVMLKDMADSRRINSNISEEDMRLGEEPASSWLSAIIMSSEFWPQLKEEKLELPPLICHAMESFTRRYEKLKAMRTLSWKPHLGSVTLDVELEDRTLSNLTVSPVHAAIILHFQDKSRVF
- the anapc2 gene encoding anaphase-promoting complex subunit 2 isoform X1 codes for the protein MNEIVMESEPQFGAAEAWESVTAVLMSPGCQAVEQNLSDSVVLLCDQGLGPLLVSWLLETLQMRLSCSVVPEFWSGLSQVENELEERGRAWVLLTAFRTLLERLQPFLVGLERLRTWQDKGLNGLGALGPRALQERAYTIIRGLLLFPPSQVLQDRVLEFYSRTFSVYIKQEGEGQAGAEGSEAPEGGQCPGCAVPMDECWCEEALNHLQELSDILSKMELLEWVSSDAITSILHRLIEQWMEQHCRGEYERSFLLDFQEWLELVVGWLGRVFASQEIREGPGAQSAPSSSLVLKQWRCHMHQFFCRIYVNMRIEELFSIIRDFPESKAAIEDLKFCLERTNQRQQLLTSLKSTFESRLLHPGVHTSDIITVYISAIKTLRELDPSMVILQVACQPIRKYLRTREDTVRQIVDGLTGDPVTGCTDLAFELSRGDPVTLEMQDSDEEGGEPEGWTPDPTDAVADKTGSKRRSSDIISLLVSIYGSKDIFINEYRTVLADRLLQQLNYNTAREIRNVELLKLRFGESHMHYCEVMLKDMADSRRINSNISEEDMRLGEEPASSWLSAIIMSSEFWPQLKEEKLELPPLICHAMESFTRRYEKLKAMRTLSWKPHLGSVTLDVELEDRTLSNLTVSPVHAAIILHFQDKSSWTLEELSVKMGVPKEVVHRKLVLWQQHGVLRGEGGGRYSVLETGSSTEKMERGVMLIDSDEERDSNTTTQSEQREEKLQLFWAYIQAMLTNLDNMTLERIHSMLRMFVATGPVVTEMDVNELEAFLERKVRDHQLMFSTGVYRLPKTT
- the si:dkey-16l2.16 gene encoding ras-related protein Rab-35, whose product is MARKDYNHLFKLLIIGDSNVGKSSLLLRFADNSFSGSYITTIGVDFKIRTVDIDGERVKLQIWDTAGQERFRTITSTYYRNTHGVIIVYDVTNPESFVNVKRWLNEISQNCDNVCKILVGNKNDDPSRKQVDTQDALHFGESVGVRVFETSAKENINVEEMFMAFTHMVLRAKKHSQNRAERDREREKDTVNINAQRERDRRKRGKKCC